One stretch of Paenibacillus sp. AN1007 DNA includes these proteins:
- a CDS encoding TetR family transcriptional regulator C-terminal domain-containing protein: MEVKRRKDTAQIKKDIARNTKELFAQKGYGATSMEDICTINNRSKGSIYYHFKSKEELFMYLIKLNNEDWMNEWLEKESRYKTAVEKLYGLADHYVDDMANPLNHAINEFVSGQVVSKEMMDDMLSLIRIPYATYECIISEGIRDGELKDESPQDLMHIIYGLFNGLSTLYFEKDLDEIRRLYHIGISSVLTGIKQR; the protein is encoded by the coding sequence ATCGAAGTCAAACGGAGAAAAGACACTGCCCAGATTAAGAAAGATATCGCGCGGAATACGAAGGAACTTTTTGCCCAGAAGGGGTACGGGGCTACTTCGATGGAAGACATATGTACCATTAACAATCGGAGCAAAGGCAGCATCTATTATCATTTCAAAAGCAAAGAAGAACTGTTTATGTATCTGATCAAGCTTAATAACGAGGATTGGATGAATGAATGGCTGGAGAAAGAGTCTCGCTACAAGACAGCTGTAGAGAAGCTGTACGGGCTGGCCGACCACTATGTAGATGACATGGCGAATCCGCTGAATCACGCCATTAACGAATTTGTATCTGGTCAGGTTGTCAGCAAGGAGATGATGGACGATATGCTTTCGCTGATCCGAATCCCCTATGCAACATATGAGTGCATTATCTCCGAGGGTATCCGGGACGGGGAATTGAAAGACGAAAGTCCGCAGGACCTGATGCATATTATTTACGGTCTTTTTAACGGACTTAGTACGCTGTATTTTGAGAAAGATCTGGATGAAATCCGACGGCTGTACCATATCGGAATCAGCAGTGTGCTGACGGGTATAAAGCAGCGTTAA
- a CDS encoding lipid II flippase Amj family protein codes for MFSLSLALPMLFTMLIHAADSLSYALRLGGLRTRRIALAISLAGILLLVSRTSNMAQGPMIGSLVDAATRGNNPHFAAQLHWLMGAAAVGTAIAILCFPTMVKLSSRLVVHFEAAGSIPGMVRQLLNRSKIRNAAYYITPPSWKMAKRLVQHGMPRRLMLLNAAVTAIYTTGVLSSLYAAYLYPGQAVAASQSTGMINGMATILLTILVDPRISLLSDRSLRGEIRLDRMNQIYGCMLVSRLFGTLVAQLLLIPLAYWIGWIVNVM; via the coding sequence ATGTTTAGTTTGAGTCTTGCTCTTCCTATGCTGTTTACCATGCTGATTCACGCGGCGGACAGCTTATCGTATGCGCTCCGCCTTGGCGGCCTGCGTACGCGTAGAATTGCCCTGGCCATATCACTGGCAGGCATTCTGCTGCTCGTTTCCCGCACTTCCAATATGGCACAGGGCCCGATGATCGGGAGTTTGGTAGATGCGGCGACCCGAGGAAACAACCCGCACTTTGCAGCACAGCTCCATTGGTTAATGGGGGCGGCAGCTGTAGGAACAGCAATAGCTATACTTTGTTTTCCGACGATGGTCAAGCTCTCGTCCAGATTGGTTGTGCATTTTGAAGCCGCCGGTTCCATTCCCGGGATGGTTCGGCAGCTGCTGAATCGGAGCAAGATCCGCAATGCAGCGTATTACATTACCCCGCCATCCTGGAAAATGGCCAAACGTTTGGTACAGCACGGTATGCCAAGACGGCTAATGCTTCTCAATGCAGCAGTGACGGCAATTTATACCACAGGTGTGTTATCCAGTTTATACGCAGCGTATTTGTATCCGGGACAAGCTGTTGCTGCCTCTCAATCGACCGGAATGATTAATGGGATGGCAACGATTTTACTTACGATTCTGGTCGACCCGCGCATATCGCTGCTCAGTGATCGATCCTTACGCGGCGAGATTCGGTTGGACCGCATGAACCAGATTTATGGCTGCATGCTCGTATCTCGACTTTTTGGCACCCTTGTGGCCCAGCTGCTGCTCATTCCTCTCGCATATTGGATTGGCTGGATTGTAAATGTGATGTAA
- a CDS encoding catalase, with the protein MDKHSSPSGHSSDPSNETLTDRQGHPITDNQNVRTVGSRGPTTLENYHFFEKITHFDRERIPERVVHARGAGAHGVFEAYGTAGNEPVSKYTRARLFQEKGKQTPVFVRFSTVIHGGHSPETLRDPRGFAVKFYTEDGNWDLVGNNLKIFFIRDPLKFPDMVHAFKPDPLTNAQDMERFFDFVSLSPEATHMVTFLFSPWGIPANYRQMQGSGVNTYKWVNQDGKGVLIKYHWEPLKQGIRNLLQKDASEIQGQNFNHATLDLYHAIEQGDYPEWELCVQVMEDGEHPELDFDPLDPTKLWPQDQFPFLPVGKMTLNRNPEDYFNEVEQAAFGTGVLVDGLDFSDDKLLQGRTFSYSDTQRHRVGANYLQLPVNAPKNRVATNQSGGQMQYKVDRAPGQNPHVNYEPSSLGGLTEAQPRGKEHEPLVEGHLVREKIERTNDFGQAGDTYRAFEDWERNELIINMVGALAQCKPDIRERMISYFTQADADYGRRVAEGLAAVSTDDSETVQPKHDPSVEETEKRSRETDGY; encoded by the coding sequence ATGGATAAACATTCTTCACCATCCGGGCATTCCTCAGACCCATCCAACGAAACGCTGACAGATCGGCAGGGCCATCCGATTACCGACAATCAGAACGTACGAACCGTGGGCAGCCGTGGACCAACTACGCTGGAGAACTATCACTTTTTCGAAAAAATTACACACTTCGACCGCGAACGTATCCCGGAACGGGTCGTGCATGCCCGCGGGGCTGGCGCTCATGGCGTATTTGAAGCGTATGGAACGGCTGGGAATGAACCCGTATCGAAGTACACCAGAGCACGTCTTTTTCAGGAAAAAGGCAAACAAACGCCCGTGTTCGTGCGCTTCTCGACCGTCATTCATGGCGGGCATTCCCCGGAGACGCTGCGGGACCCGCGCGGATTTGCCGTTAAATTTTATACCGAAGACGGCAACTGGGATCTGGTCGGCAACAATCTGAAAATCTTCTTCATCCGTGACCCGCTGAAATTCCCGGATATGGTGCATGCGTTCAAACCCGACCCGCTGACCAATGCACAGGATATGGAGCGTTTTTTCGATTTTGTCTCCCTCAGTCCCGAAGCGACACATATGGTGACCTTTCTCTTCTCTCCATGGGGCATTCCGGCGAATTATCGGCAGATGCAGGGGTCGGGCGTAAATACATACAAATGGGTGAACCAGGACGGCAAAGGGGTGCTCATCAAATACCACTGGGAACCGTTGAAACAAGGCATTCGCAACCTGCTGCAAAAGGACGCCAGTGAAATTCAGGGTCAGAACTTCAACCACGCCACGCTCGATCTCTATCATGCCATTGAACAGGGTGACTATCCGGAATGGGAGCTATGCGTTCAGGTGATGGAGGACGGTGAGCATCCGGAGCTGGACTTTGACCCGCTGGACCCGACCAAGCTGTGGCCGCAGGATCAGTTTCCGTTTCTGCCTGTAGGCAAAATGACGCTGAATCGCAATCCCGAGGATTATTTTAATGAAGTGGAACAAGCTGCATTCGGGACGGGTGTGCTGGTGGACGGGCTTGATTTCTCGGATGACAAGCTGCTGCAGGGACGTACCTTCTCCTATTCGGATACCCAGCGTCACCGGGTGGGTGCAAACTATCTGCAATTGCCCGTGAATGCGCCGAAGAACCGGGTAGCTACTAATCAAAGCGGCGGGCAAATGCAGTACAAAGTGGACCGGGCACCAGGTCAAAATCCACATGTGAATTACGAGCCTTCTTCGCTCGGGGGATTAACGGAAGCTCAGCCGCGCGGCAAGGAGCATGAACCGCTGGTGGAAGGCCATCTGGTGCGGGAGAAAATTGAGCGTACGAATGATTTTGGACAAGCCGGGGATACGTACCGGGCGTTCGAGGATTGGGAGCGGAATGAGTTAATCATCAACATGGTCGGCGCATTGGCCCAATGCAAACCGGATATCCGGGAGCGCATGATTTCTTATTTTACCCAAGCGGATGCGGATTACGGGCGACGTGTGGCAGAAGGACTGGCTGCTGTATCCACAGACGATAGTGAAACAGTGCAGCCGAAACATGATCCGAGCGTTGAAGAGACCGAAAAGCGCAGTCGGGAAACGGATGGGTATTAA
- a CDS encoding MFS transporter has protein sequence MNTLIRNRAFLIITGSDLLQNLAIWIRNMAILYYIMEQTQGNPVAISFITVLEYAPIFVFSVIGGALADRWNPKRTMITGDILSALSIVIIIGILSSGYWQVLYAAALISSIVSQFSQPSSVKIVRRNVKREHVQTAIAVTQSASSLFLILGPVVGTFIYTTMGIQTSMIVLLILFMVSAVLLTFLPKDEVKRETSDSLLADIKEGWHYVQQSRSLKMLSLVFACVGLSAGLINPLTIFLVTERLGLEQTALQFLSGASGLGLLIGGGIAAALSSKLNQTKTLIIGLLCLAVTMLGEVLSSWLWLTMGLTFLSSISLAFINVIISSYMVSRIDEHLIGRVNGTITPLFMGTMLLGSSLAGVIMNHTSLLIVYVISVIIMLISMIPGLKVQFNEAEITAEEIKHANTEEITRPTETTM, from the coding sequence ATGAATACATTAATCAGAAACAGGGCTTTTCTTATCATCACCGGGTCCGACCTGCTGCAAAACCTCGCGATATGGATACGAAATATGGCCATCCTCTATTATATTATGGAGCAGACACAGGGGAATCCGGTTGCAATCTCCTTTATTACCGTACTCGAGTACGCTCCAATCTTTGTATTTTCCGTCATTGGCGGTGCGCTCGCAGATCGCTGGAATCCCAAACGGACGATGATTACGGGGGATATCCTTAGCGCTTTGTCGATTGTAATCATAATAGGTATTCTAAGTTCGGGCTATTGGCAGGTGCTCTACGCTGCAGCGCTGATTTCCTCCATTGTCAGTCAGTTCTCTCAGCCCTCGTCTGTCAAAATTGTCAGGCGTAACGTTAAAAGGGAACATGTGCAGACGGCGATCGCCGTAACGCAAAGTGCGAGCTCCCTTTTTCTTATTTTAGGGCCAGTCGTGGGTACCTTTATTTATACGACCATGGGTATTCAAACATCCATGATTGTACTTCTCATATTATTTATGGTGTCCGCAGTGCTTCTGACGTTCCTGCCCAAGGATGAAGTCAAGCGGGAGACGAGCGATTCTTTACTAGCTGATATCAAAGAGGGATGGCATTATGTCCAGCAGTCACGTTCTCTTAAAATGCTGAGTCTGGTGTTTGCCTGTGTTGGGCTTTCCGCCGGGCTCATCAATCCATTGACCATATTTCTGGTTACCGAACGGTTAGGACTGGAACAGACCGCGCTGCAGTTTCTGTCGGGGGCTTCCGGGCTCGGTCTGCTTATCGGCGGTGGAATCGCTGCAGCTCTCAGCAGCAAGTTGAATCAAACGAAGACATTAATCATCGGCCTGCTCTGCCTTGCAGTAACTATGCTGGGTGAAGTTTTGTCCAGCTGGCTCTGGCTGACGATGGGTCTGACCTTCCTCAGTTCAATAAGTCTCGCTTTTATTAACGTCATCATCTCTTCTTATATGGTCAGCCGGATTGATGAGCATCTGATCGGCAGGGTAAATGGAACAATTACCCCTCTGTTTATGGGAACTATGCTGCTTGGTTCCTCGCTCGCAGGTGTGATTATGAACCATACTTCACTGCTTATCGTATATGTGATCTCGGTGATTATCATGCTCATAAGTATGATTCCGGGGCTGAAAGTTCAGTTTAACGAAGCAGAGATTACAGCAGAAGAGATTAAACATGCAAATACAGAGGAGATAACGCGCCCGACAGAGACCACGATGTAG
- a CDS encoding YitT family protein: MKRTSLIVQHVKTEAIKFAIMLLGTFILAFAYYHINFQNHLSEGGFVGLALLGKYATGLSPAIGMLLLDIPVMILAWFLKGWKFMIQALLGVGAFSLFYDGFERYSTLVMNFNGNLWIPAVLSGVLTGIGAGIVLRFGGATGGDDILAVLVSRWKGWKLGTVFFVSDAFVLGLSLFFLPVKETLYTILAVWIASKMITYVVSIPARGTVVTTSAVKLPIPTAAAKAVNAAAARTSVAQGVTH; this comes from the coding sequence ATGAAGAGAACATCGTTAATCGTACAACACGTAAAGACAGAAGCAATCAAGTTTGCAATTATGCTGCTTGGTACATTTATTTTGGCATTTGCTTATTATCACATTAACTTTCAGAATCATTTATCGGAGGGCGGATTTGTTGGTCTGGCCCTGCTCGGAAAATATGCAACGGGTTTATCGCCAGCGATCGGCATGCTGCTGCTCGACATTCCTGTCATGATCCTGGCCTGGTTCCTTAAAGGCTGGAAATTCATGATTCAGGCACTGCTGGGTGTAGGTGCATTTTCACTGTTCTATGACGGCTTTGAACGATACTCGACACTAGTGATGAATTTCAACGGAAACCTGTGGATTCCTGCAGTACTGTCTGGTGTATTGACCGGAATCGGTGCGGGAATTGTGCTTCGTTTTGGTGGAGCCACAGGCGGAGACGATATTCTCGCTGTACTCGTCAGCCGCTGGAAAGGATGGAAGCTGGGGACCGTTTTCTTTGTTAGTGATGCATTCGTATTAGGATTGTCACTTTTCTTTCTTCCGGTAAAAGAAACTTTATATACAATTTTGGCTGTATGGATTGCCAGCAAAATGATTACGTATGTGGTCAGCATTCCGGCACGCGGCACGGTTGTTACGACTTCGGCTGTGAAACTGCCGATCCCGACGGCTGCTGCTAAAGCGGTCAATGCTGCTGCAGCACGGACTTCCGTGGCACAAGGCGTAACACATTGA
- the msrA gene encoding peptide-methionine (S)-S-oxide reductase MsrA produces MEQQSLEKATFAGGCFWCMVSPFEELPGIHKIVSGYTGGHTENPTYEEVCSETTGHVEAVQITFDPSIFQYEKLVELFWQQIDPTDAGGQFHDRGSSYQTAIFYHSEEQRKIAEASKAALENSGRFDKPIFTPVLPAKTFYEAEEHHQNYHRKNPAHYKRYSKGSGRQDFIERSWSGKVDKSGLKDRLTPLQYEVTQNSATEPAFHNEFWDHHGDGIYVDIVSGEPLFSSTDKYDSGCGWPSFTRPLRDYNVKEKTDLSHFMIRTEVRSREGDSHLGHVFTDGPTEAGGLRYCINSAALRFVPKEDLEKEGYGEYRVLFE; encoded by the coding sequence ATGGAACAACAGTCATTAGAGAAAGCAACATTTGCAGGCGGATGCTTCTGGTGTATGGTATCCCCTTTTGAGGAACTGCCCGGTATTCATAAAATCGTTTCGGGCTATACAGGCGGACATACCGAAAACCCAACCTATGAGGAGGTCTGCTCGGAAACGACGGGGCATGTTGAGGCCGTTCAGATTACGTTTGATCCCTCCATATTCCAGTACGAGAAACTGGTCGAACTCTTCTGGCAGCAGATTGATCCGACAGATGCAGGCGGTCAGTTCCATGACCGCGGATCATCTTATCAGACGGCTATCTTTTATCACAGTGAGGAACAGCGCAAAATTGCCGAAGCTTCCAAAGCCGCGCTGGAGAACAGCGGACGTTTTGACAAGCCCATCTTCACACCGGTCCTGCCCGCAAAAACGTTCTATGAGGCTGAGGAGCATCACCAGAATTATCACCGTAAAAACCCGGCTCACTACAAACGTTACAGCAAGGGCTCAGGCCGCCAGGACTTCATTGAACGCAGCTGGTCGGGTAAGGTAGACAAAAGCGGGCTGAAAGATCGCCTGACCCCGCTTCAATATGAGGTGACTCAGAACAGCGCTACGGAACCCGCATTTCATAACGAATTCTGGGATCATCACGGGGACGGCATCTATGTGGATATCGTATCCGGTGAACCCCTGTTCAGTTCTACCGACAAATACGATTCCGGCTGCGGCTGGCCAAGCTTCACACGTCCGCTTCGGGACTACAATGTGAAGGAAAAAACGGATCTCAGCCACTTTATGATTCGTACCGAAGTCCGCAGCCGTGAAGGCGATTCCCACCTCGGACATGTATTTACGGATGGTCCTACAGAAGCAGGTGGTTTGCGTTACTGCATCAATTCTGCTGCTCTTCGTTTTGTACCGAAAGAGGATCTAGAAAAAGAAGGCTATGGCGAATATCGCGTTCTGTTCGAATAA
- a CDS encoding nucleotide-binding protein, translating into MKTLKPRVFIGCSLEAKPIAAAVHENLRFSAEVTPWYSGVFNPSSYTMDDLEAEVRTTDFAIFIFHPDDISKIRGKYYASVRDNTMLEMGLFMGRLGRKRIFFILPEDITDIKDAAKVEGLRMPTDLLGLNPLVYEIRSDGKWAPAVSVACSKIADSIEEQGRWSDPEAERIIEMHKRSEDQARLQLFKLLRFFRELLRTRKADPQMLERMSDALRSAFVSHPPFTVRGTAIYRTDGKGYIEQLCGNVGEPGRKYELSANDDKPPDDPKRILVVDSYQENKIKVNLYDDYLEKEYLLCYPVAKRYVITVHIIGHVEADEAVFQNIDLQNRQLFNAINDLLGGEPE; encoded by the coding sequence ATGAAAACGTTAAAGCCGAGAGTCTTTATTGGCTGCTCGCTGGAAGCGAAGCCGATTGCAGCCGCTGTACACGAAAACTTGCGTTTTTCTGCCGAAGTCACCCCGTGGTATTCGGGGGTATTTAATCCAAGCAGTTATACCATGGACGATCTGGAAGCCGAGGTACGCACAACGGACTTTGCCATTTTTATCTTCCATCCGGATGACATATCCAAAATTCGCGGAAAGTACTACGCATCGGTTCGGGATAATACAATGCTTGAAATGGGCCTATTCATGGGCCGTCTGGGACGAAAGCGTATTTTTTTCATTCTTCCTGAGGATATTACGGACATCAAGGATGCTGCCAAAGTCGAAGGACTGCGGATGCCTACCGATCTGCTGGGCTTAAATCCGCTGGTATATGAGATTCGTTCTGACGGAAAGTGGGCTCCAGCCGTATCCGTAGCCTGTTCCAAAATCGCAGATAGTATTGAAGAACAAGGACGATGGAGTGATCCCGAAGCCGAGCGTATCATTGAGATGCATAAACGGTCTGAAGACCAAGCACGCCTGCAGCTGTTTAAACTGCTTCGTTTCTTCCGTGAATTGCTGCGTACACGCAAAGCAGACCCCCAGATGCTCGAACGCATGAGCGATGCACTGCGAAGTGCCTTTGTCTCCCACCCGCCGTTTACTGTTCGCGGCACTGCAATCTATCGTACAGATGGTAAAGGTTATATTGAGCAGTTATGTGGTAATGTGGGAGAACCGGGCAGAAAATACGAATTGTCCGCGAATGATGACAAACCGCCCGATGATCCGAAGCGTATTCTCGTTGTCGATTCGTATCAAGAAAACAAAATCAAAGTAAATCTGTACGACGATTACCTTGAGAAAGAGTATCTGCTATGCTATCCTGTAGCCAAGAGGTACGTAATTACCGTTCACATTATTGGTCATGTTGAAGCGGATGAGGCGGTATTTCAGAACATTGACTTGCAAAACCGTCAATTGTTTAACGCCATCAACGATCTGTTAGGAGGCGAACCGGAATGA
- a CDS encoding DUF2188 domain-containing protein — MPWNKQDYPVSMKNLKPRVRHKAIEIANALLDEGYEEGRAIAIATAKAEEWDENHPDGQAAASSNASSHSASSENDKESARSESSSKERRHSEPVSSSKSHHNIHVVPTDSGWAIKQEGTSDYHSTYDTKAEAVDAAQEWSSKQHIRAIIHNQDGQIARSLKS; from the coding sequence ATGCCATGGAATAAACAGGATTACCCGGTATCCATGAAAAACCTGAAGCCGCGCGTCCGGCACAAAGCCATCGAAATTGCCAACGCTTTGTTGGATGAAGGGTATGAAGAAGGACGCGCGATTGCCATTGCAACGGCCAAAGCCGAGGAATGGGATGAAAATCATCCCGATGGACAAGCGGCGGCAAGCTCAAATGCATCTTCTCATTCAGCTTCCAGTGAAAACGATAAAGAGTCAGCCCGTTCGGAATCTTCCTCCAAGGAGCGCCGCCACTCCGAACCGGTCTCTTCTTCCAAAAGTCATCATAACATCCATGTCGTGCCTACGGATTCGGGTTGGGCCATTAAACAAGAAGGTACGTCGGACTATCATTCCACCTATGACACCAAAGCAGAAGCTGTGGATGCGGCCCAAGAATGGAGCAGCAAGCAGCATATTCGAGCCATTATTCATAATCAGGATGGACAAATTGCTCGTTCTCTTAAGTCTTAA
- a CDS encoding ATP-dependent DNA helicase, which produces MEADPGLSTQRYPFAYDPAEPFVSRLGEWVADVFYDILPESGFEVRDEQIFMAYQLERAYGDKKTIMAEAGVGTGKTLVYLLYAVCYARYTGKPAVIACADESLIEQLVKPGGDIAKLAEHLDLQVDARLGKSPDQYVCLNKLSAVRFADEDAPVIEEVYESLPEFVNTPGTLQAFHPYGDRKQYPHLNDRQWNKINWDPFQDCFVCPKRQRCGLTLSRDHYRRSKDIIICSHDYYMEHVWTYEARKREGQLPLLPDHSSVVFDEGHLLEEAALNALSYKLKHRIFEELVTRLLEGEIRESLAERVDEAIESSERLFRLLDTYTVAIPGSERKEVRVEAPLLREIERLTNVLDAIGEELVFESGLFSLDGYQMRVVEEHLDMIQTALALFRKEDGYICWAEESEDETTLSIMPRTVKEILNERVFNTGIPIVFSSATLSVDNSFRYVADSLGIDDFVSFSVASPYDYADKMQMKIAEQAVPGHAANENRLRDAAALLQESGGRALILFRTMEELRAFKQDIVHVPEAQGLRFMYEGDREISDLIAAFQQDEESVLCSVNLWEGLDVPGPSLSNVMIWSLPYPPQDPVFNAKRNASASPYEEIDLPYMLLRVKQGLGRLIRTSSDSGSAAILDESIYTQKEAKDRIAALLPEGVEWTTLAH; this is translated from the coding sequence ATGGAGGCTGACCCAGGATTGTCTACACAACGTTACCCTTTTGCATATGATCCGGCTGAACCTTTTGTATCCCGTCTGGGAGAGTGGGTTGCCGATGTGTTTTATGATATTTTGCCAGAGTCCGGCTTCGAGGTACGGGACGAACAGATTTTTATGGCGTACCAGCTCGAACGGGCCTATGGAGATAAAAAAACGATTATGGCCGAGGCCGGCGTAGGAACAGGTAAAACACTCGTTTATCTGCTCTACGCGGTTTGTTATGCACGTTATACGGGCAAACCGGCGGTAATCGCCTGTGCCGACGAGTCTTTGATTGAACAGCTGGTGAAGCCGGGCGGTGATATTGCGAAGCTCGCTGAACATCTGGATTTGCAAGTGGATGCACGTCTGGGCAAGTCGCCAGATCAATACGTCTGTCTGAACAAGCTGAGTGCCGTCCGATTCGCCGATGAGGATGCGCCAGTGATTGAAGAGGTATACGAAAGCCTGCCCGAATTCGTGAACACGCCGGGAACACTTCAGGCGTTTCATCCATATGGTGACCGCAAACAGTATCCGCATCTGAATGACCGTCAGTGGAACAAGATTAACTGGGACCCGTTCCAGGATTGTTTTGTGTGTCCGAAAAGACAACGCTGCGGCCTGACGCTGTCGCGTGATCATTACCGTCGTTCCAAAGACATCATCATCTGTTCCCATGATTACTACATGGAGCATGTGTGGACCTATGAAGCGCGCAAACGTGAAGGACAACTGCCTTTATTACCAGATCACAGCTCGGTAGTATTTGATGAAGGCCATCTGCTGGAAGAAGCGGCGCTGAATGCCCTGAGTTACAAGCTGAAACACCGCATTTTCGAGGAACTGGTCACACGTTTGCTCGAAGGCGAGATTCGTGAATCCCTTGCAGAGCGAGTAGATGAGGCGATTGAAAGCAGTGAGCGTTTGTTCCGTCTTCTGGATACGTATACGGTGGCCATTCCCGGATCGGAACGGAAAGAAGTCAGAGTGGAAGCACCGCTGCTGCGCGAGATTGAACGTTTGACGAATGTACTGGATGCAATCGGCGAAGAACTGGTATTCGAGAGTGGATTGTTCTCGCTGGACGGGTATCAGATGCGTGTTGTAGAAGAACATTTAGACATGATTCAGACGGCCTTGGCCCTGTTCCGCAAGGAGGATGGTTACATCTGCTGGGCGGAAGAGAGCGAGGACGAGACTACATTGTCGATCATGCCGCGTACGGTAAAAGAAATCCTGAATGAGCGTGTGTTCAATACCGGCATTCCGATTGTCTTTTCATCGGCTACGCTGTCTGTGGACAACTCATTCCGCTACGTGGCGGATAGTCTGGGGATTGACGATTTTGTATCGTTCTCGGTCGCTTCTCCGTATGATTACGCAGATAAAATGCAGATGAAAATTGCCGAACAAGCTGTTCCAGGTCATGCAGCGAACGAGAACCGTCTGCGTGATGCAGCGGCTTTGCTCCAGGAGAGCGGCGGTCGGGCACTGATTCTGTTCCGTACGATGGAGGAACTGCGTGCGTTCAAGCAGGATATCGTGCATGTGCCGGAGGCGCAGGGATTGCGCTTTATGTATGAAGGGGATCGGGAGATCAGTGATCTGATCGCGGCGTTCCAGCAGGATGAGGAGAGTGTGCTCTGCTCCGTCAATCTGTGGGAAGGACTTGACGTGCCGGGGCCTTCGCTGTCCAACGTGATGATCTGGTCACTTCCGTACCCACCGCAGGACCCGGTATTCAATGCCAAACGGAATGCGTCGGCTTCGCCATATGAAGAGATCGATTTGCCGTATATGCTGTTGCGGGTGAAGCAGGGTCTTGGACGTTTGATTCGGACAAGCAGTGACTCCGGTTCGGCCGCGATTCTGGATGAGTCAATCTATACCCAGAAGGAAGCCAAAGACCGCATTGCGGCGCTGCTTCCCGAAGGTGTGGAATGGACAACCTTGGCACATTAA
- the cysK gene encoding cysteine synthase A: METDISNHSNPGIGYAFNVCSTKELYSMNIHSNSHSQKNTHQHPLVAANVTELIGQTPAVRLSRLTAIDSADVFVKLEYFNPSGSVKDRAAYNLIAQAERDGLLEPGATIIEPTSGNTGIGLAMNAAAKGYKAILIMPDNMSKERINILKAYGAEVVLTPAAERMPGAIRKAKELHADLPGSFIPQQFENQANPDIHRITTAPEILEQMDGRLDAFIATAGTGGTITGTGEELRKQLPALRIYAVEPQGSPVLSGGEPGPHKLVGTSPGFIPDILNTDVWDAIIQVSDEDALDTMRQLAAREGLLLGPSSGASVWAALRIAKELGPGHRVLCIAPDTGERYLSMGIF; the protein is encoded by the coding sequence ATGGAGACAGACATATCCAACCATTCCAATCCGGGAATCGGATATGCGTTCAACGTCTGTTCAACCAAGGAGCTGTACTCAATGAATATACATTCAAATTCCCATTCACAAAAAAATACACACCAACATCCGCTCGTCGCCGCGAATGTGACCGAACTCATCGGCCAGACCCCTGCGGTTCGGCTCAGCAGGCTCACAGCCATTGACTCCGCTGACGTGTTCGTCAAGCTGGAGTATTTCAACCCAAGCGGCAGCGTCAAGGACCGTGCCGCCTACAACCTGATCGCTCAGGCTGAACGAGACGGATTGCTCGAGCCTGGGGCAACCATTATCGAACCGACCAGCGGCAACACCGGGATTGGCCTCGCGATGAATGCCGCGGCCAAAGGATACAAAGCGATCCTGATCATGCCGGATAACATGTCCAAGGAACGCATCAACATTTTGAAGGCTTATGGCGCAGAGGTTGTACTTACGCCCGCTGCGGAGCGGATGCCTGGAGCGATTCGCAAGGCGAAGGAACTCCACGCTGATCTGCCGGGCAGCTTCATTCCGCAGCAGTTTGAGAATCAGGCGAATCCGGATATTCACCGGATCACGACAGCGCCCGAGATTTTGGAGCAGATGGATGGCAGGCTGGACGCCTTCATCGCTACAGCCGGAACCGGCGGCACGATCACGGGAACGGGCGAAGAGCTGCGCAAGCAGCTTCCCGCCCTCCGCATCTATGCGGTGGAGCCGCAGGGTTCCCCGGTGCTGTCCGGCGGCGAGCCCGGACCGCACAAGCTCGTCGGTACAAGTCCGGGCTTCATCCCGGACATCTTGAATACCGACGTATGGGACGCCATCATCCAGGTGTCCGATGAGGACGCACTGGATACGATGCGGCAGCTTGCTGCCCGGGAAGGGCTGCTGCTGGGCCCTTCCTCTGGCGCTTCGGTGTGGGCCGCCCTTCGCATTGCGAAGGAACTGGGGCCGGGGCACCGGGTGCTCTGCATTGCGCCGGATACCGGGGAACGGTATCTGAGCATGGGTATTTTTTAA